The following nucleotide sequence is from Desulfurobacterium indicum.
CTTCTCCTGCCGTTGGTGGCATACCGTATTCAAGTGCCCTTACAAAATCCTCATCATAAGCCATAGCCTCATCATCACCTTTTGCCTTCTCCTGAAGCTGCTGAAGAAATCTCTTTGCCTGCTCTTCAGGATTATTAAGCTCTGAATAGGCGTTAGCTATCTCCTGGCCAAAAATGAAAAGTTCAAACCTCTCAACAAGTTCCGGATTATCCCTTTTCTCTTTTGCAAGAGGAGAAATCGCTTTCGGGAAATCAATTACAAACGTCGGTTGAATAAGCTCCGGCTCTATCAAAATCTCAAATAGCTCCTGAACTCTTTTAAAGTGCGAAAGTTTCTCCGCATCTTCAACACCGTGTTTTTTTGCCGCCTCAAGAACCTTCTGCTCGTCGTGAAGAATCTCATCAACCGTAAGCCCCGTTCTCCTGGCAAGCTCTCCAACGAAAGAAATCCTTTTCCATGGCCTTTCAAAAGAAATCTTTGTTCCCTGATATTCTATCTCTCTGACACCTTTACCCTTTATCTCATCAAGGAGATATTCAAAAAGCTCTTCTGTCATATCCATCAAATCGTAATAGTCAGCATAAGCCATATACCACTCTATCATCGTAAATTCAGGGTTATGCCTCGTGCTTATACCTTCGTTCCTAAAGTTCCTACCTATCTCATAAACCCTGTCAAGTCCACCGACAATTAATCTCTTCAAGTAAAGTTCGGGGGCTATCCTCAAATAAACATCTATATCAAGGGCATTGTAGTGAGTAATAAACGGCTTTGCAGCAGCACCGGAAGCAACAGTTTGGAGAATCGGTGTTTCAACTTCCATAAATCCTCTACTGTTCAAGAAGTCTCTTATCTTTTGAATAAGCTTTGAACGCGTTTTAAAAATATCTCTAACTTCCGGATTTACGATCAGATCAAGATAGCGCTGTCTATATCTTTTTTCTACATCTTTAAGCCCGTGCCACTTTTCGGGAAGTGGTCTCAAAGACTTTGTAAGCGGTGTCATCTCCTTCACTTCTAAAGTCAGTTCGCCGGTTCTTGTCCTAAAAAGTGTTCCCTTAACCCCGACAATATCTCCGATATCTATTAACTTTTTGAAAACTTTGTTATAAAAATCGCCACCCACATCATCTCTTCTTATATAGCACTGAATCCTTCCGGTAGAATCCTGAATATGAAAAAATGCTGCCTTTCCCATAATCCTCATAGAAACTATTCTTCCGGCAAGAGAAAACGTATCCTCAGGCAGTTTTTCTTCTTCTCTTTCCTCTTCATTCTTTGTCCTGCCAAATTTCTCTATAAGTTCACCGCAAGTAGCGTTGGTTTCATACTTGTAAGCGTAAGGATTAAAACCTTCTTCCTTCCATCTTTCAGCTTTCTCTTTACGAATTTCCATGATGGTCTTTTCAGCCATTTACGTCTCCTTCTTTTGAATTTAGCCAAATGCAGAGTGTAATATTATAATCTTATTGCTAAGATTGTTAAATCCCAACTTGTGGTCTATAGTAGAATTAGAGCGTTAACTTTTGAATGAGAGGTTTAACCTGTGAAACTTTTTGAAATAACCGGCAAAATAGTCATCCATTTTCTTGAATTTATCGGAAGATGGTTTTTAATAGCCGGTAAAGCAGTCTCTCTCGCCTTTAAAAAACCTTTAAGAATAGGAAGGTACTTTTATTATCTTGCAACAATCGGAGCTGACTCTTTTCCAGTAATAGCAATTACATCTCTTTTTACCGGTGGTGTTATAGCTCTCGAAACCTACAACGCTTTTCATCGATTTAACGCAGAATACCTGATTGGAGCGGTTGTCGGTATATCCATGGCAAG
It contains:
- the lysS gene encoding lysine--tRNA ligase; the protein is MAEKTIMEIRKEKAERWKEEGFNPYAYKYETNATCGELIEKFGRTKNEEEREEEKLPEDTFSLAGRIVSMRIMGKAAFFHIQDSTGRIQCYIRRDDVGGDFYNKVFKKLIDIGDIVGVKGTLFRTRTGELTLEVKEMTPLTKSLRPLPEKWHGLKDVEKRYRQRYLDLIVNPEVRDIFKTRSKLIQKIRDFLNSRGFMEVETPILQTVASGAAAKPFITHYNALDIDVYLRIAPELYLKRLIVGGLDRVYEIGRNFRNEGISTRHNPEFTMIEWYMAYADYYDLMDMTEELFEYLLDEIKGKGVREIEYQGTKISFERPWKRISFVGELARRTGLTVDEILHDEQKVLEAAKKHGVEDAEKLSHFKRVQELFEILIEPELIQPTFVIDFPKAISPLAKEKRDNPELVERFELFIFGQEIANAYSELNNPEEQAKRFLQQLQEKAKGDDEAMAYDEDFVRALEYGMPPTAGEGIGIDRLTMLFTDKDSIREVLLFPQLKPEKKEEETDE